A region of Anopheles merus strain MAF chromosome 2R, AmerM5.1, whole genome shotgun sequence DNA encodes the following proteins:
- the LOC121588010 gene encoding N-glycosylase/DNA lyase encodes MSATTKWRSLLCTYNQLQLKATLLGGQSFRWKNYKSTALDQHETEFIGVFANIVWVLRQTERELQYRIVGEQPYPNKANRDVTNSPIPEPQQSPGNVRNLAEVRLKVAEPSEYATGGELLYPASYYEQLLRIYFRLDVDLEQQYQQWIRCHEHFANSAAKFYAVRQLDQDPVENLFCFICSQNNNIARISDMVEKLCRNYGEKICEYEGTCYYNFPSVSSLADPTVEGKLRELGFGYRAKYIQRSAEQILQLGDLEWFRQLCQMDYKAAHKELVSLHGIGSKVADCICLMSLGHLQAIPVDTHVFQLAKHYLPALTISKNATDRQYVTVADKFREVYGPYAGWAQTVLFCSDLRQFRDRTKRTGERENSSKLKKKRKKP; translated from the exons ATGTCCGCCACTACCAAGTGGCGATCGTTACTTTGCACCTACAATCAACTGCAGCTAAAGGCCACCCTACTAGGAGGACAGAGCTTCCG GTGGAAAAACTATAAATCTACCGCTTTGGACCAGCATGAAACCGAATTCATTGGCGTGTTTGCCAACATCGTGTGGGTGTTGCGACAAACGGAGCGCGAGCTACAGTACCGTATCGTCGGTGAGCAGCCGTACCCGAACAAAGCGAACAGAGACGTAACAAATTCACCCATCCCCGAGCCGCAGCAGTCCCCGGGCAATGTGCGAAACCTTGCCGAGGTGCGCTTGAAGGTGGCCGAACCGTCCGAGTATGCCACCGGGGGAGAGTTGTTGTATCCGGCCAGCTACTACGAACAGCTGCTGCGCATCTACTTCCGCCTAGACGTAGACCTCGAGCAGCAGTACCAGCAATGGATCCGGTGCCACGAGCACTTTGCCAACAGTGCGGCCAAATTCTATGCCGTCCGGCAGCTGGATCAGGATCCGGTGGAGAATCTGTTCTGCTTCATCTGTTCGCAGAACAATAACATCGCACG CATCTCGGACATGGTGGAAAAGCTTTGCCGCAACTATGGGGAGAAAATTTGCGAATACGAAGGTACCTGCTACTACAATTTCCCATCGGTGAGCTCGCTCGCTGACCCCACAGTAGAGGGGAAGCTGCGCGAGCTCGGCTTCGGCTACCGGGCCAAATACATTCAACGGTCGGCGGAGCAAATTCTTCAGCTCGGCGATCTGGAGTGGTTCCGGCAGCTCTGCCAGATGGATTACAAAGCGGCTCACAAGGAGCTGGTGTCGCTGCACGGCATCGGGTCGAAGGTGGCCGACTGCATCTGTCTCATGTCGCTGGGGCACCTGCAGGCCATACCGGTCGATACGCACGTGTTTCAGCTAGCGAAACATTACCTGCCGGCGCTGACCATATCGAAGAACGCGACCGATCGGCAGTACGTGACGGTGGCGGACAAGTTTCGCGAGGTTTATGGGCCTTACGCGGGCTGGGCCCAGACGGTGCTTTTCTGTTCCGATCTGCGCCAGTTTCGCGATCGTACCAAGCGCACGGGGGAGCGTGAGAATTCTTCCAAgctgaagaaaaaacgaaaaaagccTTAG